The following are encoded together in the Pseudomonas sp. Leaf58 genome:
- a CDS encoding DotA/TraY family protein, which produces MTIRKHLANLLLFVSSVFASIGAYAATAAESAQATSFMHDILGATPSSTDLADQSLVMLFGTFIFKPFGGYPGTGEVTTVLSQVLGYSNIVAMILGVVILSYTILGGAVKTAADGQLLGQGWSSVWLPMRTATAFGLITPVSDGQGVFSVAQSLVVWMVIVGSNAGTWVWEKGAEVLTVGSPAIPTTAVYDFNAYRNVVEVLHCSVVRHKYLVSKGVSGAQTGNLKYSLGSNATVKKFSYSSGYTLNFAELKTLNSISFTDCGTIAFPNNTNVMGVYNSATSGTTAEKTTLSRILNTQSWEDTIRTNYESNIPTAYLAFLNNVLGKVVTLSDGPTRGEIEAALTNYSSNPADKAVYDKVATNAATLNEIGSAYRTYIAEAKNKIVTPDIASQWKTTMKEGGWMAAGAWFFEASRLQSVVYNYLTSLTSSATYEGKATNYVTGCGFFHFTSCDSAAKDQESQLQRIEALQKVASTSSTGSSSTQVIELSAGASGTLDAGFFSSVSSAIATMFMNGLMNFGSTQAVGSSIGLVSGMTTNTSGMLSPFTAISSMGRGLQSINETIWAIGLVAAGMAGGADNAAGALPLLGAAGGGVAGVLRYLIATLVPLMGALLGMSFVMAMAIPFMPVITWIMMCCGYLRPSSKQWQQRHWL; this is translated from the coding sequence ATGACAATAAGAAAACACCTGGCTAATTTGCTGCTGTTTGTTTCATCGGTTTTTGCATCTATTGGTGCATACGCCGCAACAGCCGCTGAATCAGCTCAAGCCACGAGCTTCATGCACGATATCCTGGGTGCGACACCATCATCTACCGACCTGGCCGACCAAAGCCTGGTCATGCTGTTCGGCACCTTCATCTTTAAGCCCTTCGGTGGCTATCCCGGCACGGGCGAAGTCACCACCGTGCTGTCCCAGGTACTGGGCTACTCCAACATCGTGGCCATGATTCTCGGGGTCGTGATTCTGTCCTATACCATCCTCGGCGGCGCGGTTAAAACTGCCGCCGATGGCCAATTGCTCGGCCAGGGGTGGTCAAGCGTCTGGCTCCCCATGCGCACGGCCACTGCCTTTGGCTTGATCACACCGGTTTCTGATGGCCAGGGAGTCTTCTCTGTGGCCCAGTCGCTGGTGGTCTGGATGGTCATCGTGGGCTCGAACGCTGGCACCTGGGTGTGGGAAAAAGGGGCTGAAGTATTGACGGTAGGCAGCCCTGCCATTCCGACCACGGCGGTCTATGATTTCAACGCTTACCGCAATGTTGTCGAGGTGTTGCATTGCTCGGTCGTTCGCCACAAATACCTGGTCTCCAAGGGGGTTTCCGGGGCCCAGACCGGCAATCTGAAATATAGCTTGGGCAGCAACGCCACGGTGAAGAAATTCTCCTATTCCAGTGGCTACACCCTGAATTTTGCTGAACTGAAAACCCTGAACTCGATCAGCTTCACTGATTGTGGCACCATCGCGTTCCCGAACAACACCAACGTGATGGGTGTCTACAACAGCGCGACATCCGGCACCACTGCTGAAAAAACCACGCTCAGCCGCATCCTGAACACCCAGAGCTGGGAAGACACCATTCGGACGAATTACGAAAGCAACATTCCGACTGCTTACCTGGCATTCCTGAACAACGTGCTGGGCAAGGTTGTCACGCTCTCTGATGGCCCAACCCGTGGCGAGATTGAGGCGGCACTGACCAACTATTCGTCCAATCCGGCTGACAAGGCTGTCTACGACAAGGTGGCTACCAACGCTGCGACGCTGAACGAGATTGGCAGTGCATATCGCACCTACATCGCCGAAGCCAAAAACAAGATTGTGACCCCGGATATCGCCAGTCAATGGAAAACCACCATGAAAGAGGGTGGGTGGATGGCTGCAGGCGCTTGGTTCTTCGAGGCCTCCAGGTTGCAGTCGGTGGTGTACAACTACCTGACCAGCCTCACCTCCAGCGCCACGTATGAGGGTAAAGCGACCAATTACGTGACGGGTTGCGGCTTCTTCCACTTCACCAGTTGTGATTCAGCAGCCAAGGATCAGGAGTCGCAGCTGCAGCGGATCGAGGCCCTTCAGAAAGTCGCCAGCACCTCATCTACAGGTTCGAGCAGCACCCAGGTCATCGAACTCTCGGCGGGCGCTTCGGGCACGCTGGACGCTGGTTTCTTCAGCAGTGTGAGCAGCGCCATCGCCACAATGTTTATGAATGGTCTGATGAACTTTGGCAGCACCCAGGCAGTTGGCTCCAGTATTGGCCTGGTTAGCGGCATGACCACCAACACCTCCGGGATGCTTTCGCCGTTCACCGCCATTTCGTCCATGGGGCGTGGCCTGCAAAGCATCAACGAAACCATCTGGGCGATCGGTTTGGTCGCAGCAGGCATGGCAGGTGGTGCTGACAATGCCGCAGGTGCACTGCCGTTGCTTGGCGCGGCAGGTGGTGGTGTAGCGGGCGTGCTTCGTTACTTGATCGCCACGCTGGTACCGCTGATGGGCGCCTTGCTCGGCATGTCCTTTGTGATGGCCATGGCCATTCCATTCATGCCTGTAATTACTTGGATCATGATGTGCTGCGGCTATCTGCGACCGTCATCGAAGCAGTGGCAGCAGCGCCACTGGCTGTGA
- a CDS encoding DotA/TraY family protein: MLRLSATVIEAVAAAPLAVIMMATPEGDGISGQNMQKALQMINAIILRPTLSIVGLFAAMTLSYVGFSLMNTLFWKVAGMNTSLGLYEIIGLITIYISMTMKMCEYMISVMYKIPDQILDWMGGGVSRPFGEQESIGEMKGALGKGSNLNESSFKAVKGEHDRSVAKARWEKQRKFYDSMMGEDDKKE; this comes from the coding sequence GTGCTGCGGCTATCTGCGACCGTCATCGAAGCAGTGGCAGCAGCGCCACTGGCTGTGATCATGATGGCGACCCCGGAAGGGGATGGTATCTCCGGGCAGAACATGCAAAAAGCCCTGCAAATGATCAATGCCATCATCCTGCGGCCAACCTTGAGCATTGTCGGCCTGTTTGCCGCGATGACCCTGTCGTATGTAGGGTTCAGCTTGATGAACACGCTGTTCTGGAAAGTGGCGGGCATGAACACCTCGCTGGGCTTGTATGAAATTATCGGCCTGATCACCATCTACATCAGCATGACGATGAAAATGTGTGAATACATGATTTCGGTTATGTACAAGATCCCGGATCAAATCCTGGATTGGATGGGCGGCGGTGTCTCCCGTCCGTTCGGTGAGCAGGAATCGATTGGCGAAATGAAAGGCGCCCTGGGCAAAGGCTCCAACCTCAATGAAAGCTCGTTCAAAGCCGTCAAGGGTGAGCATGACCGCAGCGTGGCCAAAGCCCGGTGGGAAAAGCAAAGGAAGTTCTATGACAGCATGATGGGTGAGGATGACAAGAAGGAGTAA
- the thyA gene encoding thymidylate synthase has protein sequence MKQYHDLLTHILGEGTLVENRTGVKTLSVPGAAMRFDMKAGFPAITTRRLPFKTAMGELVGFLRATSSAAGFRALGCKVWDQNANENQAWLNNPYREGHDDLGPIYGVQWRKWPAYKRLKKTELEKIKDALGRGYEILAEFKNPDNEDCVVLYKEIDQVRECLDKIMHNPQDRRIIFHGWNPADLESVALPSCHAWYQFLPNPVKKELSISLYLRSNDTFLGLGMNLAEAAALLSLFARLAGYTPRWINYIIGGDAHIYENHIDVVREQLTREPLPLPTLEISERVPDFAVTGVYQPEWLDLIEPGDFALKDYQHHGVLTAPMAV, from the coding sequence ATGAAACAATACCACGATCTACTCACTCACATTTTGGGTGAAGGCACCCTGGTGGAAAACCGAACCGGGGTTAAAACCCTCAGTGTTCCAGGTGCAGCCATGCGCTTTGACATGAAGGCGGGTTTTCCGGCCATCACCACCCGTCGCTTGCCCTTCAAGACAGCAATGGGAGAACTTGTAGGCTTTCTACGTGCTACCTCCAGTGCAGCAGGATTCAGGGCCCTGGGCTGCAAGGTTTGGGATCAAAATGCCAACGAGAACCAGGCATGGCTGAACAACCCCTACCGCGAAGGGCATGATGACCTGGGGCCTATCTACGGGGTGCAATGGCGCAAATGGCCGGCTTACAAACGACTGAAAAAAACCGAGTTGGAGAAAATCAAGGATGCCCTGGGGCGGGGTTATGAGATTCTCGCTGAATTCAAGAACCCGGACAATGAAGACTGCGTAGTGCTGTATAAGGAAATTGACCAGGTGCGCGAATGCCTGGACAAGATCATGCACAACCCGCAGGACAGGCGCATCATTTTCCACGGCTGGAACCCCGCAGATTTGGAAAGTGTGGCCCTGCCGAGTTGTCATGCCTGGTACCAATTCCTACCGAACCCGGTTAAGAAAGAGCTTTCCATCTCCCTCTACCTTCGCTCGAATGACACCTTCCTCGGACTTGGCATGAATCTTGCTGAGGCTGCCGCATTGTTGTCGTTGTTTGCCCGCCTGGCCGGCTATACGCCACGCTGGATCAACTACATCATCGGTGGCGATGCACATATCTATGAAAACCACATCGATGTTGTGCGCGAGCAATTGACTCGTGAACCGCTACCACTTCCTACCCTGGAGATCAGTGAGCGCGTGCCTGATTTTGCGGTGACCGGTGTATACCAGCCGGAATGGCTCGACCTGATCGAACCTGGTGATTTTGCCCTCAAAGACTACCAGCATCACGGTGTGCTGACCGCACCCATGGCGGTTTGA
- the sbcB gene encoding exodeoxyribonuclease I, whose protein sequence is MKPIEFALYDVEATGLSHHHDQILQFAGLKVDQDLNIIPGSELVIDVKPRADVVPGPKAFAIHGISIESLLKNGVTEWEAAGRIREWFMGSSVPSMMMGFNSQGYDDEMVRNAFYRTMIDPYEHEWRNGNTRGDAMRLIMLAFALRPETLRWPISPATGRYTLKLGDLCAENGIKLEYAHDARFDVMATLDLLRLVKKNSPKLFDYFLSLSDKTVASDLVLQRKPLAVINSFFPREQGHLSIMLPVIMDSVQNKTKMWSIDLREDPTELLSLSPSEINRRMFTSINDLGDGEGITSIRAIALNKQPLVCGLNIFNQRQDVLQRAGLDIERCLKHAAMIEADPGFRERLQEGMKSVFPPCEDVYEGIYSLGMFGRDEQNLRSSLRRPVQTEGLEGLQPKIISTDPHQLATLNARDRLRAFDLSLRAKWANHADQVIALDKYTPEELSEWVKHLENAWFKENPPKNARNYAMYQAELLEVRASTALTPDQERAVKEMEAFVEQNLAMIESLKELSAELQNKSTSPEVGRTEIGMIESDRKNRESRHNVTGLDYQP, encoded by the coding sequence TTGAAACCTATTGAATTTGCGCTGTATGACGTTGAGGCCACAGGGCTCTCGCACCATCATGACCAGATCTTGCAGTTTGCCGGCCTGAAGGTCGACCAGGACTTGAATATCATCCCTGGCAGCGAACTGGTGATCGACGTCAAGCCCCGAGCGGATGTTGTGCCAGGGCCCAAGGCATTCGCCATTCACGGTATTTCCATCGAGTCCCTGCTCAAGAATGGAGTAACCGAGTGGGAAGCGGCAGGCCGTATTCGCGAGTGGTTCATGGGGTCGAGCGTTCCTTCGATGATGATGGGCTTCAACTCGCAGGGTTACGACGATGAAATGGTGCGCAATGCTTTCTACCGCACCATGATCGATCCTTACGAGCATGAATGGCGAAACGGCAACACCCGTGGTGATGCCATGCGCCTGATCATGCTGGCCTTTGCATTGCGCCCGGAAACCTTGCGTTGGCCGATCAGCCCTGCTACCGGTCGCTACACTCTCAAGCTCGGCGATCTGTGCGCGGAGAACGGCATCAAGCTTGAGTATGCGCACGACGCCCGGTTCGACGTGATGGCGACACTTGACCTGCTTCGCCTGGTCAAGAAGAACAGTCCGAAGCTGTTCGACTACTTCCTGAGCTTGTCGGACAAAACTGTTGCCAGTGACCTGGTGCTGCAGCGCAAGCCGTTGGCTGTCATCAATTCGTTTTTCCCGCGTGAGCAAGGGCACCTGTCGATCATGCTGCCGGTGATCATGGACAGCGTGCAGAATAAGACCAAGATGTGGAGCATTGACCTGCGCGAGGATCCCACCGAGCTGCTGAGTCTGTCGCCCAGCGAGATCAACCGCCGCATGTTCACCAGCATCAATGACCTGGGCGACGGCGAGGGCATCACCTCGATTCGCGCCATTGCCCTCAACAAGCAGCCACTGGTGTGTGGGCTCAACATCTTCAATCAGCGCCAGGACGTGCTCCAGCGCGCTGGTTTGGATATCGAACGCTGCCTGAAGCACGCTGCCATGATCGAGGCTGATCCAGGCTTCAGGGAGCGACTCCAGGAAGGCATGAAGAGTGTCTTCCCGCCCTGTGAGGACGTGTACGAAGGGATTTACAGCCTGGGCATGTTCGGGCGTGACGAACAGAACTTGCGTTCATCCCTGCGCCGCCCAGTGCAAACCGAGGGACTTGAAGGCTTGCAGCCCAAAATCATCAGCACCGATCCCCACCAGCTCGCCACCCTCAATGCAAGGGATCGCCTGCGCGCTTTTGACCTCTCGCTGCGCGCCAAGTGGGCCAACCATGCAGACCAGGTCATTGCCCTCGACAAATACACCCCAGAAGAGCTCAGCGAGTGGGTCAAGCACCTTGAAAATGCCTGGTTCAAGGAGAACCCTCCGAAGAATGCTCGCAACTACGCGATGTACCAGGCGGAGTTGCTCGAAGTGCGCGCCAGCACCGCGCTGACCCCTGACCAGGAGCGTGCGGTCAAGGAAATGGAGGCATTCGTCGAGCAGAACCTCGCCATGATCGAGTCGCTTAAGGAGCTGAGTGCCGAGTTGCAGAACAAATCGACCTCCCCGGAGGTTGGTCGCACCGAGATCGGCATGATCGAATCCGATCGGAAAAACCGTGAATCCCGACACAACGTGACGGGACTCGACTATCAGCCCTAA
- a CDS encoding ATPase, T2SS/T4P/T4SS family, with protein MHAINSPFETVTDLYLPIENPKAGYSYPGKRPLTPEMHAGALFLVEQAKKKRLEDCTLSDGRVAFRCTYFPSANGEWYILRKMPSEILSMKDLGMPPPIAHHLTSERMNKGGLIIVSGNPGHGKSTTLASVIVERLKRYSGICITIEDPIEMPLQGDHGGGICFQRPVSGEEEFAQAIRGALRAYPAKTNAMMMIGEVRDTETAALALRSAVDGRLVLLTMHAGNIIQSIQRLCSMAARTLTAEEVRELLSSSFRMALHQQLMTQPGAAKARLVVDALLDTQAVAGTIRARNLPLDTLKNDLLQQRKAFQLNLPIELRKLD; from the coding sequence ATGCACGCTATCAATTCACCCTTTGAGACGGTTACAGACCTTTACCTGCCCATTGAAAACCCCAAGGCTGGGTACAGCTATCCAGGGAAACGACCTCTAACACCCGAGATGCATGCAGGTGCTCTTTTTTTGGTAGAACAGGCCAAGAAAAAGCGCCTTGAAGACTGCACCTTGTCTGACGGCAGAGTGGCTTTCCGCTGCACCTATTTCCCAAGCGCCAATGGTGAATGGTATATCCTGCGCAAAATGCCCTCGGAGATCCTTTCCATGAAGGATCTTGGCATGCCCCCACCGATTGCCCATCATTTGACTTCAGAGCGGATGAACAAGGGCGGCCTGATCATCGTATCGGGCAACCCAGGGCACGGCAAGTCAACCACCCTGGCTTCGGTCATTGTTGAGCGTTTGAAGCGGTACTCAGGCATTTGCATCACCATTGAAGATCCGATCGAGATGCCTTTGCAGGGCGATCATGGCGGGGGCATTTGCTTCCAAAGACCTGTATCCGGTGAGGAAGAGTTTGCCCAGGCTATTCGCGGAGCATTACGCGCTTATCCCGCCAAGACCAATGCGATGATGATGATCGGGGAAGTCAGGGACACGGAAACGGCGGCCCTGGCCCTGCGTTCAGCGGTTGACGGTCGACTGGTGCTGCTGACCATGCATGCCGGCAACATCATTCAATCCATTCAGCGACTGTGCTCAATGGCGGCTCGTACCCTCACCGCCGAAGAAGTCAGGGAACTGCTGTCTTCGAGCTTTCGCATGGCCCTCCATCAGCAGCTGATGACCCAGCCTGGGGCTGCCAAGGCCAGGCTGGTGGTTGACGCCCTGTTGGATACCCAGGCCGTTGCCGGCACCATCCGTGCCAGGAATTTGCCGCTAGACACCCTGAAGAACGATCTGCTGCAGCAGCGCAAAGCGTTTCAGCTCAACCTGCCCATCGAGCTTCGCAAGCTCGATTGA
- a CDS encoding type 4 pilus major pilin — translation MKLNFRRQAGATLIETMMVVALMAVITIGALVYFNSANESSKVQEATASLTALTSVIRNQFATQGDYTGLTADVAMRFGNVPENMLVRSGTGGASGTASRFRHPWNQNTGAVTIVPDTTNVANDSFTVTFTKVPAATCVDLMTRTFRHFDKAVAGTTTVTTVAQATSGCGSSGEVSMSWTAR, via the coding sequence ATGAAGCTAAATTTCCGTCGCCAAGCCGGTGCGACCTTGATCGAAACCATGATGGTTGTTGCACTGATGGCGGTGATTACCATCGGCGCCCTCGTCTACTTCAACTCGGCTAACGAATCGTCCAAGGTTCAGGAAGCCACCGCCAGCCTCACAGCCCTGACCTCCGTGATCCGCAACCAGTTTGCCACCCAGGGTGACTACACCGGCCTGACCGCTGATGTGGCGATGCGCTTCGGCAACGTCCCAGAAAACATGCTGGTTCGTTCTGGCACTGGTGGCGCTTCGGGTACTGCCTCGCGCTTCCGCCACCCTTGGAACCAGAACACTGGCGCTGTGACCATCGTGCCGGATACCACCAACGTGGCAAATGACAGCTTCACTGTGACCTTCACCAAGGTTCCAGCCGCCACCTGCGTCGATCTGATGACCCGCACCTTCCGTCACTTCGACAAAGCGGTTGCCGGCACCACCACTGTCACCACCGTGGCCCAAGCAACCAGCGGCTGCGGCTCTTCGGGCGAAGTCTCGATGTCCTGGACTGCACGCTAA
- a CDS encoding type II secretion system F family protein: MTFTLAAKEWWTKFQFGADARKNMYQSFLDYLQQGVAINDIVTDLSTSIKKAKARRFMYQVTILEDISLQMSSGIDFSEALSRWVPANEAMSVRAGMESGDPVSGMQNTIDAVGAATEMKSVIVNKLSYPVVLVFALIGLIYFFSLKIIPRIAEVIDPSLWPENSKSMYSTAMFVQNKGIFVGLALVALAVLVGWSLPRTTGTLRKYLDKFPPYSFYKAFHSANLLISLAALMRSGVPFVDAMGKLSKYSDAYLQDHLDRMIVNIADGLSLSESMDTGLLSQEMMVSVHMMSNNANFQQAINEIGRQSVKRGIERISVISSLINAGAMFGITAYVGWIYMCFNAVANAMGQAANI, from the coding sequence ATGACATTCACTTTGGCGGCAAAAGAGTGGTGGACAAAGTTTCAGTTTGGCGCTGATGCGCGTAAAAATATGTACCAGTCCTTCCTGGACTACCTCCAGCAAGGTGTGGCCATAAACGATATCGTGACCGATCTGTCGACTTCGATCAAGAAAGCGAAGGCAAGAAGGTTCATGTATCAGGTGACCATTCTCGAAGACATTTCTTTGCAAATGTCCTCGGGGATTGATTTCTCGGAGGCACTTTCGAGGTGGGTGCCTGCCAACGAGGCAATGTCCGTGCGCGCAGGTATGGAAAGTGGTGACCCAGTCAGTGGCATGCAGAACACCATTGATGCTGTGGGTGCTGCCACAGAGATGAAGTCGGTGATTGTTAACAAGCTCTCTTACCCTGTGGTGCTCGTGTTCGCTCTGATTGGGCTTATTTACTTCTTCTCGCTGAAAATCATTCCGCGTATCGCCGAGGTGATTGACCCAAGTCTTTGGCCGGAAAACTCTAAAAGCATGTACTCCACAGCCATGTTCGTGCAGAACAAGGGGATTTTTGTCGGCCTGGCGCTCGTAGCATTGGCTGTGCTGGTTGGGTGGAGTTTGCCTAGAACAACCGGCACGCTGCGCAAGTATCTGGACAAGTTCCCACCCTACAGCTTTTACAAGGCCTTTCACAGCGCCAACCTGCTGATATCCCTCGCCGCATTGATGCGCTCAGGGGTTCCGTTCGTGGATGCAATGGGGAAATTGAGCAAATATTCAGATGCTTATCTTCAAGACCACCTTGATCGGATGATCGTCAACATTGCGGACGGGTTGTCGCTATCAGAATCCATGGACACTGGGTTGCTCTCGCAAGAGATGATGGTTAGCGTGCACATGATGAGCAATAACGCTAATTTCCAGCAGGCGATCAATGAAATCGGTCGCCAATCGGTCAAGCGCGGGATCGAAAGGATTTCGGTCATCTCAAGCCTTATCAACGCGGGTGCCATGTTCGGCATTACGGCTTATGTCGGGTGGATTTATATGTGCTTCAACGCAGTTGCCAACGCCATGGGCCAGGCTGCGAACATCTGA